From the Aerococcus viridans genome, the window GGGTGCCATTGCGGTTAATGGAGCGATTGTAATTGGTTATAAGTTGGCAGGGTTGGCGGGTGTTTTAACGGCTGTGGTTGCAACGATTATCCCGCCGTCTACCATTATCACCCTGATTTCTTTCTTCTATGACGCTTTTCGGTCTAATGTCTGGATTTCCTTGTTACTAGAAGGGATGCAGGCTGGGGTGGCTGCAGTCATTGTGGCGGTAGTCTTTCAAATGGGGAAAGAGGTCACTGACACCAAGAATCCATGGTTGATTACGGCTATGTTCCTGGCTTTTGTAGCCAATTATATCTTCAACATCAATGTGGTCTTGATTATTTTAACGGCTGCAGCTTTAGGTTTGGGAAAATTCTTGATTGATCATTTTAAAGGAGGGAAAAAGGCATGATCTATCTACAGCTGTTTCTTTCTTTTTTAAAGGTGGGTGCTTTTAGCTTTGGGGGTGGGTATGCGGCCTTACCTTTAATCCAGGATGAAATTGTGACCAACCACCAATGGTTAAGCCAGCAAGAGTTTACGGACTTGATTACCATTTCCCAAATGACGCCAGGTCCGATTGCTATAAATTCGGCGACTTTTGTGGGCAATCAGATTGCTGGTATACCAGGTGGGATTGTGGCGACGCTTGGATCGGTCTTTCCATCGATTATTTTGGTAACCATTTTGGCCTATGTTTACATGAAATACCGGAATTTGGATTCACTGCAGTATGTGCTAAAAGCTCTTCGTCCAGCGGTTGTGGCTATGATTGCAACGGCAGGGATGTCTATTCTAGTGACGAGCTTTTGGGGCGACCAAGTGGTGGGGGTACAAACCATCAACATCGTTGCGATAGTCATTTTTGCTATATGTTTAACTTTATTATTTAAAACCAAGTGGGACCCGGTGGTGATCATGCTATTGGCTGGGGTCTTGAATGTGGTGGCTTATTTAGCACAAGGATTAGTTTTTAATTAAAGTCAGGATTAGTCAAGTCGTATTTCTTTCTAGTTCAAGATGCACCGGCTATAATAGTAGGGAGCATAAGAATAGAGAGGATGTTTTTTGTGGAATTAGGCGTACACGATTTGGTGACGATAAATAAAGGGGAATCGGCTGAGGGTGCGGTTGAACGTACCATGCGGTTTGTCCAAGAGATTGAGAAAATGAATTATAACCGGTATTGGTTTGCGGAACATCATAATATGCCAAGTTTGGCGTCGGTGTCACCGGAGATGTTGGTGGCTTATGCGGCGGCTAAAACGGACCGCATTCATTTGGGTACGGGCGGTACTATGATTATGCATTATTCACCGCTGAAGATTGCAGAAAACTTTAAGTTGCTGACGGCTTTAGCGCCAGGACGGATTGATATTGGGCTAGGACGGGCGCCAGGTTCAGGACCCGATGAGATGAAGGCACTAGCTGAAGGGCGGCCACAAACCTTTACAGACATGTATGATAAAATCCAAGTCATTTTAGATTATTTGGCGGATAAACAAGCACCAGATTTTTATGGTAAGGTCCGGGCTATGCCACAGAACTTGAAGCACTTGACTGAACCTTGGATGCTAGGGTCTTCAGGTCAATCAGCCATGGTGACGGCACAAATGGGCTTGGGTTATGCCTTTGCTAAATTCTTTGGTATTGAAACGGACCCGGACGTTTTTAAATTGTACCGGGACCGGTTTGAGCCGAGTGCATTTTTCCAAAAACCCAAAGTCATGGTGTCTTATATGATCATTGTGGGCGAAACAGATGAGGAAGCAGATTATTTAGCTAAACCCATTGAATTGATGCAAATGGGGATTCGAACTGGTCAACTCTTGCCGAATATGAGTCCTGAAGAGGCTAAAGACTACAGTTTAGGTGCTGGGGCTCAAGCCTTGTTAGAGGACTACTTAGCTAAACGATTTATTATCAAGGGGTCTAAAGAAACGGTGAAAGCCATTCTCGATGATGAAATTGAATCACTTGGTATAGACGAAATTTTAGTTTATGCGCCGATTTTTGATGAAGAGAAACGGCTACAATCTTACCGTTATTTAGCGGAGATGTTTGATAAAATTTAATTTGGTTAAGCGATAACGATATATTATGTGGGAACTGTCTGCTGATGGTTCCCTTTTTTTATGGACGAAAAATGGCAGGTTTTTGAAAGCCAAATTGTCCGGTAGATAAGAATTTCAACAAATTAAATACCTTGCTGACAGAAAGGGATATTGTATACTACACTTATCGAAGCAGTTCAATTGATTAGTTTTATTATCAATAATTCAGAAAAGGTTTTTGATTATGAAATATAGATAACAAGCGTTGGAGAAGGTGTCTGAAGAATCGAATTATTCAACTTTTTTGATTTGGAAAAGAGTGGTCATTTTTCAAAAACAAGTTGCAGAGAATGTGATAGTTAATTTCGATTAATGTTGATATAAATACAATAAACACAAATTGTTGACAGGCTTAATTAATTTGGATAATATTTAGATAGACATTACCAAAGACGGGATAAGTAAATAGGCATCAATTTTAGAGAGGTTTCATTTGGTGAAAGAGACTATTGGTAAGTATTGAAAATGGTCCTTGAGGTTGAAGTGATTCGAGTGACCATTTTGGTCATAAGATGAGCTCGTTTGGCGCCGTTATCCGCTAATCCTATCCTATATTTTGAATATGGCGTAGGAGTGAGGGAAAGAATATCTTTCTAAAGTAAGGTGGTACCACGTGAAATGCGTCCTTAGTCGAGATAGCTAGTTTAGCTGTTTGGCCTAAGGGCTTTTTTATTGAAAAGACTGGGAAAATGAAAAGGGGAAATAATTATGAAAAAATTGGTTAAATTAATTGGGTTTACTTTAGGATCGTCATTATTGTTGGCTGCATGTGGTAGTACAGAAGATAACACGGTACAAATCGGGGTTGTTGGAGATGACACAACCGTTTGGGATAACGTGGCTGAACGTGCGAAAGAAGAATATGACATCGATATTGAGTTGGTAAAATTTAATGATTACAATACACCAAATGATGCTTTAGCGGATGGGTCTGTTGACTTAAACTCTTTCCAAACGATCATCTTCATGAATAACTATGAGGAAGCGTCGGGTAATGATTTTACACCAATCGGTAACACCATTATCACACCTTTAGGGATTTATTCAGAGAAACATGAATCAATCGAAGAAATTGGTGAAGGGCAGTCAGTTGCAATACCAAATGATGTTACTAACGGAGGCCGTGCGCTAAACTTACTACAAGAGGCTGGTTTTATCACACTTGATGAAGAAGCGTCTGCTTCATTTACACCAACTGTTGATGATATTACAGAGAATCCGTATAACTTAGATATTCAAGAAGTGGATGCAGCGCAAACTGCCCGTTCAATAAACGATGTCGACTTCTCAGTGATTAATGGGGGTTACGCGGTAGATGCGGGTTATTATCCTCAAGAAGATGCTTTATTCTTAGAACCAAATTCTGAATCAGCTCAACAATATATTAATGTAATTGCAGCTAGAACAGATGAAGCTGATAATGAAACATTTAAACAAATTGTAGAAATTTACCAAACAGAGGAAACAGCAAGCTTAATTGACGAGGTATATCGCGGTGGTCAAGTACCTGCTTGGGATGACTATGGTTTTGCACCAGTTGAATAATATCTGACCTTATCTCAGTTATATAGAAGTATCCATCAGTTTACGAATTTAATCAAAAAAAACGAGCTACTTGAATTAAAAAATTCATGAGCTCGTTTTTTGTTTGTTATTATATGAGTTTAAACATTTTCGGCGATGTAGCGAACCAATTGTTCTGATTTTTCCCAACCTAGACATGGATCAGTGATTGATTGGCCAAATACGTCGCCACCTGGTTCTTGACGGCCATCTTGTAAGTATGATTCGATCATGAAACCGCGAACGTAAGCTTTGATGTCTTCGTTCCATTGACGGTTTTGTAAGACTTCTTGAACTATTCGGATTTGATCCAAGTAGTTTTTACCAGAGTTGTCATGGTTTGTGTCGATCACAACAAATGGGTTACGGTAGTCTTCTTTTTTATAGTTGCTGATGGTTTTGTTTAGGTCTTCATAGTGGTAGTTTGGCACTACTTCTTTGTTTTCAAGGGTACCACCACGTAGGATAACGTGGGCATAAGGATTACCACTTGTTAATACTTCTTGACCTGAATACATTAACTCTTGTGGTTTTTGCGCCGCATGTAAGGCGTTAAAGGTCACAGTCAGGTTACCTGATGTCGGGTTTTTTAAACCAACAGGGCAGTCTAAACCAGAAGCAACGAAACGATGTTGTTGGTTTTCAACAGAACGGGCACCTACAGCGTGATAAGATACTAAGTCTTCTACAAATTGTAAGTTATCTGGGTATAACATTTCGTCTGCCGTTGTCATACCTGTTTCAGCGATGACACGACGGTGCATGTTACGGACAGCTTTCATACCACGGATTAGGCTTGTCTCACCAGTTGGATCTTGTTGGTGTAACATGCCTTTATAACCGTCACCATTTGTACGTGGTTTGTTGGTATAAACACGTTGTACAATAAAGACTTTATCTTTCACTTCTTCTTGTAACTTGGCTAAACGGTGTGCATATTCAACTACTGCTTCCTCGTTATCAGCGGAACATGGGCCGATAATTAATAAGAAACGGTCGTCCTCACCAGACATAATTGCGCGTAGTTCTTTATCGCGCGCTTCTTTAATTGCATTCTCTTCATCAGTTAACTTTGCATGTGACTTAATCACATCAAAATCAACAGTTTCACTCATTGGTTTAAAGCTCATCATTTACCCTCCTGTAGTCATAGCTCTAAGTATATTCTAACAAATTTATAATAAAATAGCATTTTTTATTTAAAGTCGCCCCTTGAGAAAACCGTGTAATTCATTACATGGATGAATCAAGTTCTAGGGCGACCGTCATTGTATTCCGTTAATTGATTTTCTATATACTTTTTGACTGTTTCTTTAGACATACTACCTACTGTTGCCATGAAATAACTAGGTGTCCATAAATGGCCACCCCATAACATTGCTTTTGTTTCTGGATATGCTTTGAACCATAGACGGGCAGATTTCCCTTTAAGTGTTTTGACGATACTACTTGCGGCATGTTTAGGGTTGAACGAAATCAACATATGGATATGGTCAGGCATAACTTGCAGCGATTGGATGACAATATCGTGTTCATCACAAATATGCGTCAATATATCTTGCATGGCGTTTTTTTTTTTTTTCAATGGTCGTAAATATTTCTTTACGATACTTTGTTACCCAAACCAAATGGAAATTAAAATCATAGACATTTGTCCTTGTTTTTACAATCATATGTAAACGCCTCTTCAACTAAATTATAGTAATTGTTATCGCTATAAACAAGTGTCATACGTATGGTATAATATATCTATAAACGCAAGGGGGTGAAAACATGTATCAAGGAATTGAGTGTAAAATCTATCCTAACGAAAAACAGCGTCAGTTAATTCATATGACCTTTGGTCATACCCGATTCATCTGGAACGAAATGTTGGCCATGTTGAATGCGCGGTACGAAAACAATCCTGACCTTCAAATGCTATCTTATAATGCGTTATCCTCTCTTATTCCACAAATGAAGAAGGAATATCCCTGGTTGCGTGAAGTTGATAGCGTAGCTGTTCAATGTAGTGTTAAACGCTTATCCGAAACTTTTGTTCGTTTTTTTAAAGGTTATTCAAAATACCCAAAATTCAAATCAAGGAAGAACACCAGACAGTCGTATTTAAGTACCATACGTGGCAACAACATTCGTTTAAATGACAATCAGCGGTATATCAAATTACCCAAATTAGGTTGGATAAAATGTAAGTCAAGTGTTCTTCATATTGAGAATGAACGCATAAAATCTGTCACCGTAAAATATACACCTAGTGGCGACTACTATATCTCCCTTTTGGTCACAAGCGATAATCAAGCAATGCCCAAAACAGGAAATGTAGTCGGTGTCGATTTAGGTGTAAGTGATTTAGCTATTACGTCTGATGGTCAAAAATATCAAAGTCAGCGACTACATTTGTCTTATAAGAAGCAATTACATTATTGGGAAAAGCGAATGGCCCGTAGACGTTTACAAGCCAAAAAGAACGGTGTAGCTTTAGCGGATGCGAAAAACTACCAGCAAGCCAAACGCCAAGTGGCCCGTATTCATCAACGTATCAAAAACATCCGCAAGGATTACATGCATAAAATCACAACCGATATGGTTAAAAGTTATGACGTTATCGTTCTAGAGGATTTAAAGACGACTAATATGATGAAAAATCATCAATTAGCCCGTTCAATCGCTGGCCAATCCTGGCGGATGTTTAGAACAATCCTAGAGGCAAAGTGCGAAATGTACGATAAGACATTTGTAGCTATTAATCCGTACAAGACATCCCAGAAATGTTCTAATTGCGGGTATGATAGCGGTAAAAAAGCGTTAAATATACGTCATTGGACTTGTATGAAGTGTAATATGCATCACGATAGAGATATCAACGCAGCTAAAAATATATTAAATATTGGCCTGGAACAGGCCTTAGTTAAATAGCTTAGACCGCTGTTTTGCTTTGAAATAAGTGGAACAAGTCATGAGTGTTCCTAGAAACACGCCATTTTAATGGCGTTGTAGTTCATCCTCATGACAACTGATAGATAAACAGAGGAGAGTGACCTAATGACAACACGAATTTACATGATGCGCCATGGCCAAACGCTATTCAATGTCTTAAATAAGATACTAGGTGTGTCAAAGAAATTTTTTAATTGATGTTAGTGAAAGAAATGCGGATGTTTTCTAGACAATCATTTAAAAGACAGGTTTGAAGTAAATTGGAATTTCTTTCTATTAAAGTTATATAACACAGTCAATCGCACAAGACTGAATTGTTTAAAAACTGTAAAGTAGGGCAAGGTTTGGGAGGCAAACGATGAACAAACATGATGTAAACCGTAAAGGAACCAAGGACGACCATTCGTTTCGAAATATCTATAAAATTGAAATCAGTGGCTTACAAGGGAACAACTACGATGAATTAGACGACAATAATTTGAGGGTCAGTATCAAAAGTATCCTATTGAAGGTTGTGGTATTCCTGCTTGTGGGTGTCATTACTTTCTTTATTTTTAAAGAAGATATGTGGTCTACTGATACCAAGATGGCTTCCTTGGCTAGCGTCTACTTTATTTTGACAACGCTTGTTGTGGGCTATTTGGGCACAATCTTAGTGGACCTATTATTTGGTCGTAACAAGAAAAGAAAAAAATAAGCTGACTGAGTGATTGACTAGTTTTTTTATAGTCACAGGGGTGGTTATTTTGTCAATGAGGGGCTTGTCAATCGGAGCTGATTTTTAAAAATATGATAAATTGAATAAATATTACAGAAATGTTACAAGAAATAAGGTACAATAGGTTAAAGCTTTAATAGCGTCAACTGGGAAGGGAGATAATTGAATGAAGAAAGTTTCGATGTGGGTATTGGGTGCAGTCTTAGCATTATTAATAGTGGGCTACGGTGTAGGTGTGTATTATTATCAATCACATTTCTTACCAGCAACGACTGTTTCTAATGTAAATGTCAGTGGGATGACAAAGGCTGACGCGGAAGCTGCAGTAGCCAAGTCCAACAATGAACGTACCATGAAAATTACTGACCAAGGTCAAGAAGTGGCTACCATGAATTTACAAGAAGCTGGCTTTCAACCAGCAGAAAATGATTCTTTTGATGACATGCTAAATCAACAAGCGACCTTCACATGGCCGGTTGAATTTATTAGCAATGCTTTAAAGTCTGTGGATGCCAACGAAAGTAATGAGTGGACTGTTGACCGTGAGGCATTCAAGTCTTACTTTGACCAGTTAGACATTGATCAAGAAGGTGCAACACCATCAACAAGTGCACAAGTAGTCATCAATGATGAAACAAGGACGGTAGAAGTGGTGCCTGAAACACAGGGTAACCAAGTCACGTCAGATTCATTGGCGGATGCCGTTTTGTCAAAGGTGAAAGCAGGAACAAGTGAGCTAGATTTAGCGGATGCTTACGTGAGACCAGAAGTGACTAGCGATTCAGAGGCTATTCAAACGGCTAAAGCTGAATTGGAGGGTATTTTATCAGCAAGTATCGGCATACAAATTGAAGATGAAGTGGTGAATATTCCAAGTGAAACGCTAGCGGCATGGGTAAGTACAGATGATCAAGGAAAAGTCCAAGTGGATGAAGAGGCGATTGATCAATACTTATACGAGTGGAATGTGGAAAATGCTGGGTTAAACCAAGACCACCAATTCCAATCTACTGAATCAGGCGAAGTGACGGTTACACCAGGTATTTATGGTTGGTATATCGAGCGCGAAATGACGACGCAATTGGTTGCGGAAGCAGTCCTTGCGGGTGAGGATACAGTGATTCAACCAAATATCTGGGGTGGTGGTTATAACCAAGATGACTTCTTCGGTACTTCTTATATAGAAGTAGACTTAAGCAAGCAAAAGATGTTCGTTTATATTGATGGCGAACAAAAAATTGCTACTGATATCGTTAGCGGGAATACCGGTACTGACACGGTTCCAGGTGCCTATGAGATTTGGAATATGGAAAATCCATCAGTATTGAAGGGGTATAACCCAAGAACAGAAAAAGATTATGCGGTACCCGTAGACTACTGGATGGCCTTTGACTTTACGGGCCAAGGAATCCATGACGCCGACTGGCAATCAAGCTTTGGTGGCGACGCCTATCAACAAAATGGGTCTTTAGGTTGTATTAATACACCACCACAAACCATGGCTAAAGTATATGAATTAGCTTATGTAGGGTTACCAGTAATTGTGTTTTAAAACCTTTTTTGGAAAAAGGAAACCGTTCTTAGACTAGGATAAATGAATTGAAAACTAGCATATGCATTTTTAATGGTCGAGGACTTAGTTTCTCGGCCTTTTTTGCTATCTGTATGAATAGTTATATAACAGATTTCTCTTTAAATTGTAACAGTAAAACAGTCTAGACACCGACGTAAAATGCTGTTAATATGGTACACATGATATAGAAGAAGGTGACGAGATACATGATAGAATTTAAGCAAGTGGCCAAAGAATTCGTCAATAATGGTAACCGCATACAAGCGTTAGACCAGGTAAGCTTAAATATTCAATTTCGAGAAATATTTGGCTTAGTTGGGGAGAGCGGGGCTGGTAAATCGACTTTGTTGCGGTTTATTAATGCCCTAGAAAAGCCCAGCTCTGGACAAGTTCTAGTAGATGATGTCCTAGTCAATGACTTAACTGGGAAAGACTTGCGGGCATTTCGAAAAGACATCAGTATGGTCTTTCAACAATTTAATCTATTAAACAATAAAACAGTGGGCGAAAATGTTGCCTTACCCTTAAGTTTGCACAAGTACGATGATCCCTTAACCGTGGATGAGGTCTTGGCTTTTGTGGGTTTAGCAGATAAAAAAGACCACTACCCAAGTCAATTATCAGGTGGTCAAAAACAACGAGTGGGGATTGCTCGAGCCTTAATTACCCGCCCGAAAATCTTATTGGCCGATGAACCGACATCAGCCTTGGATACCCGAACTACTGGCGAGATTGTGAAAGTATTAAAAGCTGCCCATAAAGCCTATCCTATGACCATGATTGTGGTGACCCACGAGCTTGAAGTCATTAAGGCATTATGCCAACGGGCGGCCATTTTAGAAAAAGGGCAAGTCAGTCAAGTAGTAACAGTTAAGCCAGGTATCCAGGCTATTTCAGACGGAAACCAGTCTTACGCTGACCATGTATTGGAGGTGCTTGAAGGCAATGAATAACCTACAAGAATATGGTCAACGGTTAATCGAATTTCTACCCGATATCATTGAAAGTCTTGGGGAAACAGGGATTATGATGAGTTTTGCCATGCTGGCAGCAATTATTTTAGGCCTACCTCTAGGAACAATTTTATTCTTAACCGATGAGGACAATCCAAGAGAAAATAAGCTGGTCTATCAGGTCTTATCCTTTATCATCAACACTATCCGGTCATTCCCATTTTTACTATTGGTTGTCTCTATGCAACCTCTGATTCGAGCGACTTACGGCCGAGCGACCGGGGACCCAGTGGCGGCATCCTTTCCAATGATGGTGATTGCCGTCGCACTATATGCCCGCTTTGTTGAGCAGTCTTTACTGGACGTTGACCGCGGTGTTCTTGAAACGGCCGATGCTTTAGGGGCCAACACTTGGCAATTGGTGACCAAGTTCCTCTTCGTTGAAGCCAAATCGTCCTTAATTATTGGCTATACGACGGCATTTGTGTCCTTTATTTCCTATTCGACCATTATGGGGGTTGTCGGCGGAGGGGGAATTGGTGACTTCGCCATTCGCTATGGCTACCAGCGTTATGAAACCGACATGATGTACACGGCTATCGTTTTGATTATCGTGATTGTACAAGTTTGTCAGTGGTTAGGACTTAAACTAGCTAAGAAAGTCGACCACCGTTAAGTGAGTGGTTGTTAAGGCACAACTCATTGGAAAATAGCTTTATTTTCCTTAAGTTGGCGCCAGCTTAAAATAAGGTAATCTTTTTACAAAAAAAATTTGGAGGTAAGATGTATGAAGAAAGGTTTATTGTTTACAGGGGTATTATCAGCAGGTTTGTTGCTTGCGGCATGTGGGAACGGGAGTGAGAGCGCTGAGTCAACGGCGACTGAATCAGCAGCTTCAAGTGAAGATACAGTAATCAAAGTGGCGTCTCATACGACACCAATGACTGATATCGTGGAATTGGCTGCTGAAGTGGTGGAAGAACCCTACACAATTGAATTGGTAGAAGTTTCTGACAATATTCAATACAACGAAGCAGTTTTAAATGATGAAGCAGATGCCTCATTTGCCCAACATGAGCCGTTCATGGAAGTTTTCAATGAAGAACGTAACGGTGACTTAGTAGCTATTCAACCGATTTACAATGCTGTCGTTGGTTTCTATGCACCAGAAT encodes:
- a CDS encoding LLM class flavin-dependent oxidoreductase, encoding MFFVELGVHDLVTINKGESAEGAVERTMRFVQEIEKMNYNRYWFAEHHNMPSLASVSPEMLVAYAAAKTDRIHLGTGGTMIMHYSPLKIAENFKLLTALAPGRIDIGLGRAPGSGPDEMKALAEGRPQTFTDMYDKIQVILDYLADKQAPDFYGKVRAMPQNLKHLTEPWMLGSSGQSAMVTAQMGLGYAFAKFFGIETDPDVFKLYRDRFEPSAFFQKPKVMVSYMIIVGETDEEADYLAKPIELMQMGIRTGQLLPNMSPEEAKDYSLGAGAQALLEDYLAKRFIIKGSKETVKAILDDEIESLGIDEILVYAPIFDEEKRLQSYRYLAEMFDKI
- a CDS encoding methionine ABC transporter permease; translation: MNNLQEYGQRLIEFLPDIIESLGETGIMMSFAMLAAIILGLPLGTILFLTDEDNPRENKLVYQVLSFIINTIRSFPFLLLVVSMQPLIRATYGRATGDPVAASFPMMVIAVALYARFVEQSLLDVDRGVLETADALGANTWQLVTKFLFVEAKSSLIIGYTTAFVSFISYSTIMGVVGGGGIGDFAIRYGYQRYETDMMYTAIVLIIVIVQVCQWLGLKLAKKVDHR
- a CDS encoding methionine ABC transporter ATP-binding protein produces the protein MIEFKQVAKEFVNNGNRIQALDQVSLNIQFREIFGLVGESGAGKSTLLRFINALEKPSSGQVLVDDVLVNDLTGKDLRAFRKDISMVFQQFNLLNNKTVGENVALPLSLHKYDDPLTVDEVLAFVGLADKKDHYPSQLSGGQKQRVGIARALITRPKILLADEPTSALDTRTTGEIVKVLKAAHKAYPMTMIVVTHELEVIKALCQRAAILEKGQVSQVVTVKPGIQAISDGNQSYADHVLEVLEGNE
- a CDS encoding MetQ/NlpA family ABC transporter substrate-binding protein, which encodes MKKLVKLIGFTLGSSLLLAACGSTEDNTVQIGVVGDDTTVWDNVAERAKEEYDIDIELVKFNDYNTPNDALADGSVDLNSFQTIIFMNNYEEASGNDFTPIGNTIITPLGIYSEKHESIEEIGEGQSVAIPNDVTNGGRALNLLQEAGFITLDEEASASFTPTVDDITENPYNLDIQEVDAAQTARSINDVDFSVINGGYAVDAGYYPQEDALFLEPNSESAQQYINVIAARTDEADNETFKQIVEIYQTEETASLIDEVYRGGQVPAWDDYGFAPVE
- a CDS encoding L,D-transpeptidase family protein → MKKVSMWVLGAVLALLIVGYGVGVYYYQSHFLPATTVSNVNVSGMTKADAEAAVAKSNNERTMKITDQGQEVATMNLQEAGFQPAENDSFDDMLNQQATFTWPVEFISNALKSVDANESNEWTVDREAFKSYFDQLDIDQEGATPSTSAQVVINDETRTVEVVPETQGNQVTSDSLADAVLSKVKAGTSELDLADAYVRPEVTSDSEAIQTAKAELEGILSASIGIQIEDEVVNIPSETLAAWVSTDDQGKVQVDEEAIDQYLYEWNVENAGLNQDHQFQSTESGEVTVTPGIYGWYIEREMTTQLVAEAVLAGEDTVIQPNIWGGGYNQDDFFGTSYIEVDLSKQKMFVYIDGEQKIATDIVSGNTGTDTVPGAYEIWNMENPSVLKGYNPRTEKDYAVPVDYWMAFDFTGQGIHDADWQSSFGGDAYQQNGSLGCINTPPQTMAKVYELAYVGLPVIVF
- a CDS encoding RNA-guided endonuclease TnpB family protein, encoding MYQGIECKIYPNEKQRQLIHMTFGHTRFIWNEMLAMLNARYENNPDLQMLSYNALSSLIPQMKKEYPWLREVDSVAVQCSVKRLSETFVRFFKGYSKYPKFKSRKNTRQSYLSTIRGNNIRLNDNQRYIKLPKLGWIKCKSSVLHIENERIKSVTVKYTPSGDYYISLLVTSDNQAMPKTGNVVGVDLGVSDLAITSDGQKYQSQRLHLSYKKQLHYWEKRMARRRLQAKKNGVALADAKNYQQAKRQVARIHQRIKNIRKDYMHKITTDMVKSYDVIVLEDLKTTNMMKNHQLARSIAGQSWRMFRTILEAKCEMYDKTFVAINPYKTSQKCSNCGYDSGKKALNIRHWTCMKCNMHHDRDINAAKNILNIGLEQALVK
- a CDS encoding chromate transporter — protein: MIYLQLFLSFLKVGAFSFGGGYAALPLIQDEIVTNHQWLSQQEFTDLITISQMTPGPIAINSATFVGNQIAGIPGGIVATLGSVFPSIILVTILAYVYMKYRNLDSLQYVLKALRPAVVAMIATAGMSILVTSFWGDQVVGVQTINIVAIVIFAICLTLLFKTKWDPVVIMLLAGVLNVVAYLAQGLVFN
- a CDS encoding 3-deoxy-7-phosphoheptulonate synthase, which produces MSFKPMSETVDFDVIKSHAKLTDEENAIKEARDKELRAIMSGEDDRFLLIIGPCSADNEEAVVEYAHRLAKLQEEVKDKVFIVQRVYTNKPRTNGDGYKGMLHQQDPTGETSLIRGMKAVRNMHRRVIAETGMTTADEMLYPDNLQFVEDLVSYHAVGARSVENQQHRFVASGLDCPVGLKNPTSGNLTVTFNALHAAQKPQELMYSGQEVLTSGNPYAHVILRGGTLENKEVVPNYHYEDLNKTISNYKKEDYRNPFVVIDTNHDNSGKNYLDQIRIVQEVLQNRQWNEDIKAYVRGFMIESYLQDGRQEPGGDVFGQSITDPCLGWEKSEQLVRYIAENV
- a CDS encoding chromate transporter, coding for MENKQSDNKLAILRQLFISTLILSAFTFGGGYVIITLMRKTFVDDLGWIDKDEMLDLVAIAQSAPGAIAVNGAIVIGYKLAGLAGVLTAVVATIIPPSTIITLISFFYDAFRSNVWISLLLEGMQAGVAAVIVAVVFQMGKEVTDTKNPWLITAMFLAFVANYIFNINVVLIILTAAALGLGKFLIDHFKGGKKA